The proteins below are encoded in one region of Bacteroides uniformis:
- the upp gene encoding uracil phosphoribosyltransferase: MKVINFAETNSVLNQYVAEIRDVAVQGDRMRFRRNIERIGEIMAYEMSKELTYSVKQVQTPLGVASVSTPDDEVVIATVFRAGLPLHTGFLNMFDHAGNAFVSAYRYYKDKECRTVDVHIEYIATPDLSKKTLLIVDPMLATGESMELAWKAFVTKGMPAKLQIACVIASQQGVEHLEKLFPGDEVTLWCAAIDPEMNEHSYIVPGLGDAGDLAFGDKI, encoded by the coding sequence ATGAAGGTTATCAACTTTGCCGAGACAAATTCTGTCTTGAACCAATACGTGGCAGAAATTCGTGATGTAGCAGTCCAGGGCGACCGTATGCGTTTCCGCCGTAATATTGAACGCATTGGAGAGATAATGGCGTATGAAATGAGTAAGGAACTGACGTATTCTGTCAAGCAGGTACAGACTCCCTTGGGAGTGGCGTCGGTCAGCACACCCGATGACGAGGTGGTGATTGCCACTGTTTTCCGTGCTGGGCTGCCCTTGCATACTGGGTTTTTGAATATGTTCGACCATGCCGGGAATGCTTTTGTTTCCGCTTACCGTTATTATAAGGATAAGGAATGCCGTACGGTGGATGTACACATCGAATACATCGCTACTCCGGATTTGTCCAAGAAGACATTATTGATTGTAGACCCGATGCTTGCCACGGGAGAAAGTATGGAATTGGCCTGGAAGGCCTTCGTCACCAAGGGGATGCCGGCCAAGTTGCAGATAGCTTGTGTCATAGCCAGCCAGCAGGGCGTAGAGCATCTGGAAAAGCTGTTCCCTGGAGATGAAGTGACCTTGTGGTGTGCAGCAATCGACCCGGAGATGAACGAGCATTCCTATATCGTTCCCGGGCTGGGAGATGCCGGAGATTTGGCGTTCGGTGACAAGATATAA